From Tachypleus tridentatus isolate NWPU-2018 chromosome 8, ASM421037v1, whole genome shotgun sequence, a single genomic window includes:
- the LOC143224186 gene encoding uncharacterized protein LOC143224186 encodes MKTRLHCRKKGDLCKVDLLMDKNLHDRRKLAIDNTPVNELIEHYPFLVASPAQLLNELKRLENDAEKGVSNFLSQYKDSVNSHLQDRNISPENKPLLAFLMKQSSYMPDVKSSIAILSIPFLLKESERIMVGTEVWRTC; translated from the coding sequence ATGAAAACTCGTCTGCATTGCAGAAAAAAGGGTGATCTTTGTAAAGTGGACTTGCTTATGGACAAAAATTTGCATGATCGTAGGAAACTGGCCATTGACAACACTCCTGTCAATGAACTCATAGAGCATTATCCTTTCCTTGTGGCATCACCAGCACAGCTATTGAATGAACTTAAGCGGCTAGAAAATGATGCAGAAAAAGGAGTGTCCAACTTTCTCTCTCAATATAAGGACTCAGTAAATTCTCACCTGCAGGACAGAAACATATCACCAGAAAATAAACCATTGCTagcatttcttatgaaacagtccTCATACATGCCTGATGTTAAATCTAGTATTGCCATTCTTAGTATCCCTTTTCttctaaaagaaagtgaaagGATCATGGTAGGTACTGAAGTTTGGAGAACCTGCTGA